The nucleotide window TTTCTCCTAATTTATTTATCCCCCTCGCTGAAGAAATGGGGATAATTACAACGATTGATATTTGGATGATTCGACAGGCTTGTAAACAAATTGACAGGCTGATGAGACTAAGACTTTCATCTATCCGTATTTCAGTCAATATATCTGTTAAAAGCTTGTATAAACCAAATTTTGCGAAGTGTGTAATAGCTATATTAGAAGAATTTTCATTACCACCACATTTACTTGTGTTAGAAATCACAGAAGGCGTATTCATGCAAAAAGAAAGCATTGTTATATCAAACCTGCAAGAGCTACAGGGATATGACATATCTTTTTCAATTGACGACTTTGGAACAGGCTATTCTTCTCTCGCTTCCTTAGAACAAATTCCAGCACAAACAATAAAAATTGCAAAATTATTTATCGACTGCCTGCCGAATCCTGGATACGGTACAATTATCACTTCAACGCTGCTTTCTTTGGCACAACAGTTGAACATGACAGTCATTGCTGAGGGAGTTGAGTCCGTTGAACAGCTTACTTATTTAAAAGAACATGAATGTCAGTATGCACAGGGATTTTTGATTAGCCCACCGATTGCTGCATCAAATTTAGAACAAATGCTATCTTATCAATTACAGAACACAGACTTTACACTTCCTACAAACACAACATAATCAACATCTTATCGACTAAAACAGAAAAGCTCAGAGCGCTTTACTCTGAGCTTTTCCTATCTTATTAAAATGATCAACAACAGCGAGAAACATTGCCTGCTTTTGTTTCAAACTTGGCTTTTTGTACATCTGCAAAGAAGGCTTTGCGTGATAAGATTGGCTGCGAGGGCTGCTTTTCCTTCATGTATGCTACATACTTTTCATAGCTTGGAACACCAACTAATAAGCTAATAAATTCACGCCATTGTCCCCTTAACTTACGCATAATTTCTAGTCCCTTCCTCGTTTCTTGCAACATACGGGGATTCTTTCATTTCTACTACTTGATTGCGAAGCACCTTAACCCAAATACGAGCTGCGGACAGCAATACTGCCAATACAACAATCATAAAGAATG belongs to Ectobacillus sp. JY-23 and includes:
- a CDS encoding YbdD/YjiX family protein, giving the protein MMRKLRGQWREFISLLVGVPSYEKYVAYMKEKQPSQPILSRKAFFADVQKAKFETKAGNVSRCC